Proteins found in one Mucilaginibacter gracilis genomic segment:
- a CDS encoding malectin domain-containing carbohydrate-binding protein yields MMADKVKQCYKTLWVGYKSCLILVLCLLFGVRSFSQSAIRKDIVLKTNWLSVANDTNINAYNGFEQAAFNTQNWQPVTVPHNWDTYQGYRRLKHGDRHGYAWYRTSFIVKDISADKAYFLFFEGVGSYATVWLNGTKVGYHAGGRTTFTLNVSQYLLKNKPNILAVRADHPDKIQDLPWVCGGSADEVGFSEGSQPMGIYRPVHFIITGAVRIEPFGVHIWNDTTVTEKSADLNIETEVKNYSNKPKKIAVINRLIDERGIVVAEAVSENAIPAGATMVYKQKLNFTHVHLWSLGQPYLYKMVSKVMDGQRQLDQESTPYGIRWISWPIGRGGSNKQFLLNGKPVFINGVAEYEHKMGQSHAFSNAQVRTRVMQVKTAGFNAFRDAHQPHNLAYQQYWDELGILWWPQFTAHIWYDTPAFRENFKTLLADWVKERRNNPSNILWGLQNESRLPADFAAECCELIRKLDPTASSQRKITTCNGGNGTDWDVPQNWTGTYGGNPLTYATDLEKQILVGEYGGWRSIDLHTDGPFAQNGALSEDRLDLLMETKIRLAESVKDKVAGHFQWLLSSHENPGRVQGGEGWREMDRVGPVNYKGLLTPWGEPTDAFYLYRANYAPKDKEPMVYIVSHTWPDRWLSPGTRDSLSVYSNCDEVELFNDVNGQSFGKKKNGGKGTHFTWDRVNVQYNVLYAVGYVKGKKVAEDYIVLNHLPQSPNFQDLNTEGKDLLKPNAGLKYIYRVNCGGPDYTDQFNHVWLADVHQTNNKTWGSTSWTDDLAGMPAMFGSQRRTFDLIKGTTDPQLFQTFRYGLDKLKYDFPVADGDYEVEFYFTEPWYGTGGGMDCTGWRLFDVAVNGHTVINNLDIWKEAGHDRALKKVVKVHVTGGHLTINFPHAESGEAIISAIAIASVNKNVVAALPSASVIHNLVVTNPSQAKNWSAKTWLDVGNKLYTNDETEIAQLPPNLYGAEWIKTPKVTIEGAGALAKFNTTVDADVYIGLDADIKQLPAWLHDYDNTKTLMVNDANGGNKFMLYHKRFKAGAEVSLGYNADKALMYLVAVQPVTEMEPATDLKTTVSYKAETATLSGEGTVISMVNGRNCITFKTTGSGAEWAISTGVAEAHEMRIKYANTTGKTLTANIKLLAADGTVMKEAQLKFGKTEADKFKTVGTTTGTSINAGNYKVILSAVDAEGLIVSGLEVQ; encoded by the coding sequence ATGATGGCAGATAAGGTTAAGCAATGTTATAAAACGCTATGGGTGGGTTACAAAAGCTGCTTAATATTAGTGCTTTGTTTATTGTTTGGCGTCCGCTCTTTTTCGCAATCTGCAATACGTAAAGATATTGTTTTAAAAACTAACTGGCTCTCTGTGGCCAACGATACCAATATAAATGCCTATAACGGCTTTGAGCAAGCGGCATTTAATACCCAAAACTGGCAACCCGTTACGGTGCCCCATAACTGGGATACTTACCAGGGTTACCGCAGGTTAAAACATGGCGACAGGCATGGTTACGCCTGGTACCGCACCAGTTTTATTGTAAAAGACATCTCTGCCGATAAGGCATATTTTCTGTTTTTTGAAGGTGTAGGCTCCTACGCTACGGTGTGGCTAAATGGTACAAAGGTTGGTTACCATGCCGGTGGCCGCACAACATTTACCTTAAATGTAAGCCAGTATCTGCTTAAAAATAAACCTAATATACTGGCCGTCCGGGCAGATCATCCGGATAAAATTCAGGATCTGCCCTGGGTATGCGGTGGCTCGGCGGATGAGGTTGGCTTTTCGGAGGGTTCGCAGCCAATGGGAATATACCGGCCCGTACATTTTATTATCACCGGTGCCGTGAGGATAGAGCCGTTTGGCGTACACATCTGGAACGATACTACGGTAACCGAAAAATCGGCGGATCTGAATATAGAAACCGAAGTAAAGAATTACAGCAACAAACCTAAAAAGATAGCTGTAATTAACAGGTTAATAGATGAACGCGGTATTGTAGTTGCCGAAGCCGTTAGCGAAAATGCTATTCCAGCGGGTGCTACAATGGTTTATAAGCAAAAGCTCAATTTTACACACGTACATTTATGGTCGCTGGGGCAACCTTATTTGTACAAAATGGTGTCTAAGGTGATGGATGGCCAAAGGCAGTTAGATCAGGAATCAACACCTTATGGCATCCGTTGGATAAGTTGGCCCATTGGCCGGGGCGGTAGCAATAAACAGTTTTTACTTAACGGTAAACCGGTATTTATAAACGGCGTTGCCGAGTACGAGCATAAAATGGGGCAAAGCCACGCTTTTAGCAATGCGCAAGTTCGTACACGTGTAATGCAGGTTAAGACGGCGGGCTTTAATGCTTTCCGCGATGCGCACCAGCCGCATAATTTAGCATACCAACAGTATTGGGATGAATTAGGCATACTATGGTGGCCGCAATTTACCGCCCACATTTGGTATGATACCCCGGCTTTTCGCGAAAACTTTAAAACGCTTTTAGCTGATTGGGTTAAAGAACGGCGCAATAACCCGTCGAATATTCTTTGGGGGCTACAAAACGAAAGCAGGCTACCTGCCGATTTTGCTGCGGAATGCTGCGAACTGATCCGCAAACTTGATCCCACTGCATCGTCGCAACGCAAAATAACAACCTGTAATGGCGGTAACGGTACCGATTGGGATGTGCCACAAAACTGGACAGGCACCTACGGCGGTAACCCCTTAACCTATGCAACCGACCTTGAAAAGCAAATACTGGTTGGTGAGTATGGCGGATGGCGAAGTATTGATTTACACACCGACGGGCCATTTGCACAAAACGGCGCATTAAGCGAAGACAGGCTGGATTTATTAATGGAAACCAAAATACGCCTTGCCGAATCGGTTAAGGATAAAGTTGCCGGGCATTTCCAATGGTTGCTCAGTTCGCACGAAAACCCGGGCAGGGTGCAAGGCGGCGAGGGCTGGCGGGAGATGGATAGGGTAGGCCCTGTTAACTACAAAGGTTTATTAACCCCCTGGGGCGAACCAACAGATGCCTTTTATTTATATCGGGCTAATTATGCGCCCAAAGATAAAGAGCCAATGGTTTACATCGTATCGCACACCTGGCCGGATAGGTGGCTATCGCCCGGAACGAGGGATAGCTTGAGCGTTTACTCCAACTGCGATGAGGTTGAACTATTTAACGATGTTAACGGCCAATCTTTCGGTAAAAAAAAGAATGGAGGTAAAGGGACACATTTTACATGGGACAGGGTAAACGTGCAATACAATGTGCTTTATGCTGTAGGATATGTAAAAGGGAAGAAGGTAGCCGAAGATTATATTGTGCTCAATCACTTGCCACAATCGCCAAATTTTCAAGATCTGAATACTGAAGGAAAGGATTTATTGAAACCAAATGCGGGTTTAAAATATATTTACCGGGTTAATTGCGGCGGCCCCGATTATACCGATCAGTTTAACCATGTTTGGCTTGCCGATGTGCATCAAACCAATAATAAAACATGGGGCTCAACCTCGTGGACGGACGATTTAGCCGGAATGCCCGCCATGTTTGGCAGCCAGCGCCGCACTTTCGATTTGATAAAGGGCACTACCGATCCGCAATTATTCCAAACTTTCCGTTACGGGCTTGATAAGTTGAAGTATGATTTCCCGGTTGCCGATGGCGATTATGAAGTTGAGTTTTACTTTACCGAGCCCTGGTACGGTACAGGCGGCGGGATGGATTGCACGGGCTGGCGTTTATTTGATGTTGCCGTTAATGGCCATACTGTTATCAATAACCTTGATATTTGGAAAGAGGCCGGGCACGATAGGGCTTTAAAAAAGGTTGTTAAGGTGCATGTAACCGGCGGGCATTTAACCATCAACTTCCCTCATGCAGAATCGGGAGAGGCTATTATTTCGGCCATCGCTATAGCATCGGTTAATAAAAATGTGGTGGCTGCCCTGCCGTCGGCTTCTGTTATTCATAATTTGGTTGTTACCAATCCATCTCAGGCTAAAAATTGGTCGGCAAAAACATGGCTTGATGTTGGCAATAAACTATATACAAACGACGAAACAGAAATAGCCCAGTTACCGCCAAATCTTTACGGCGCCGAATGGATAAAAACGCCAAAAGTTACTATTGAAGGCGCGGGTGCTTTGGCTAAATTCAACACCACAGTTGATGCCGATGTTTACATAGGTTTAGACGCAGATATTAAACAATTACCAGCCTGGCTGCACGATTACGATAACACCAAAACCCTGATGGTTAACGATGCCAACGGTGGTAATAAGTTTATGCTATACCACAAACGCTTTAAAGCAGGTGCCGAGGTTAGTTTAGGCTACAATGCCGATAAGGCATTAATGTATTTGGTAGCCGTACAGCCTGTTACGGAAATGGAGCCCGCTACCGATTTAAAAACCACAGTATCATACAAAGCAGAAACGGCCACCTTGAGCGGTGAAGGCACAGTTATAAGTATGGTTAACGGGCGTAATTGCATCACCTTTAAAACTACAGGTTCGGGGGCAGAATGGGCAATATCAACCGGAGTGGCCGAAGCGCACGAGATGCGTATTAAATATGCTAATACAACAGGTAAAACATTAACGGCTAACATTAAACTACTGGCTGCCGATGGCACTGTGATGAAAGAAGCACAATTGAAATTTGGTAAAACCGAAGCCGATAAATTTAAAACAGTGGGCACTACAACCGGTACGAGCATTAACGCGGGCAATTATAAAGTAATACTTAGCGCAGTGGACGCCGAAGGGTTAATAGTTTCGGGCTTAGAGGTGCAATAA
- a CDS encoding glycoside hydrolase family 95 protein, giving the protein MKSPLYIFTIAVVLCGTANTKAQQSPLKLWYNQPAEKWTDALPIGNGTLGAMIYGGANSDRIQFNEQTLWTGEPRSYQRTGASTYLPTIRKLLFEGKRTEAEALAGKYFMGEKNGEDTYPARFDVWFKKVTANNNAILTTLNNKNWHDMKIPTTNGWESSGIAELAGLDGVVWLRNAFELPKGWTGKNLVIDLGRIRDMDITYINGKKIGSTDSTSVIRRYKIDGSLLKEGRNEIAIQVINPFDKGGLVGGKSGQKTFSIYPYGENPEDAITLNPVWQYWIQDYQPPASPRYQAEYQPFGDLILNFKQKGKLIDYKRDLDIGKAIATTSYTCNGIRFTRQYLASYPDKVIVIHLKADKAGQINLDALLQTPHKLSAVSKIDAHTIGLNLKVQKGVLKGASYLYATAKSGIIKVVDNHINITNADDVTLYLTAATSFKNYLDVSAKPEELCKQTLQTVKTKTFVNVKERSIKDYQKYFNTFSVNLGAGKNQNLPTNERIAQYSFTADPRLLSLYIQYARYLLIACSRPDSKLPANLQGIWNDQLVPPWGSKFTTNINLQMNYWSAEELNLSACIQPLFKMIGGLSTTGAKTAKVYYNAPGWVVHHNTDIWLGTAPIDAPTNGIWQSGAGWLCHHLWEHYLYTQDTSFLKQHYPEMKAAAQFFVSTLVHDPQTGYLISTPSTSPEHGGLVAGPAMDRQIIRDLFKNCITASQILKTDLAFRKTLEEKYMQIAPNKIGKYGQLQEWMEDRDDTTDTHRHVSHLWGVYPGTDITWDGNADIMKAAEKSFKYRGDEGTGWSLAWKVNLMARFKKGDHAMMLVNKLLSVAEIGNAKEKGGVYNNLFDAHPPFQIDGNFGGAAGIAEMLLQSQQGYIDLLPALPTAIANGEVKGICARGGFVLNLKWQNGKLMQVQVTSKAGGECLLKYGSISQRFKTIKGKSYSFNGELKAI; this is encoded by the coding sequence ATATATTTTTACCATTGCTGTTGTTTTGTGCGGCACTGCAAATACCAAGGCACAGCAAAGCCCGCTAAAGCTATGGTATAACCAACCTGCCGAAAAATGGACAGATGCTTTACCTATTGGCAACGGCACGCTTGGCGCAATGATATACGGCGGTGCTAACTCAGATCGTATTCAATTTAATGAACAAACTTTATGGACCGGCGAACCACGCAGTTACCAGCGCACCGGAGCATCAACTTATTTGCCCACCATCAGAAAACTACTTTTTGAAGGTAAACGCACGGAGGCCGAAGCCCTTGCGGGTAAATATTTTATGGGCGAAAAAAATGGCGAGGATACTTATCCTGCCCGGTTTGATGTATGGTTTAAAAAAGTAACTGCTAATAACAATGCCATATTAACTACCCTGAATAATAAAAACTGGCACGATATGAAAATACCTACCACTAACGGATGGGAATCATCGGGCATTGCCGAACTTGCAGGGTTAGATGGCGTAGTATGGTTGCGTAATGCATTTGAATTGCCTAAAGGCTGGACGGGTAAAAACCTGGTTATTGATTTGGGCCGGATAAGGGATATGGACATAACCTATATCAACGGAAAAAAAATTGGTTCTACCGATTCTACAAGCGTTATCCGCAGGTATAAAATAGATGGTTCATTGCTTAAAGAGGGACGAAATGAAATAGCCATACAGGTTATTAACCCTTTTGATAAAGGTGGCCTGGTAGGTGGTAAAAGCGGACAAAAAACATTTTCAATATATCCCTACGGAGAAAACCCTGAAGATGCCATAACTTTAAACCCCGTTTGGCAATATTGGATACAAGATTATCAGCCGCCGGCTTCTCCCAGATACCAGGCCGAGTATCAGCCCTTTGGCGATTTAATATTGAACTTTAAACAAAAAGGTAAATTAATTGATTATAAGCGCGATTTGGATATTGGCAAGGCCATAGCCACAACATCATACACCTGCAATGGCATTAGGTTTACACGTCAATATTTGGCAAGTTATCCCGATAAGGTTATTGTAATACATTTAAAAGCAGATAAGGCGGGGCAAATTAATCTGGATGCTTTGCTGCAAACACCCCACAAGCTATCAGCTGTGAGCAAAATTGATGCACATACCATTGGCCTTAATTTAAAGGTACAAAAGGGTGTGCTTAAAGGCGCAAGCTATTTGTATGCAACGGCAAAAAGCGGAATAATAAAAGTAGTGGATAATCATATCAACATAACCAATGCCGACGATGTTACCTTATACTTAACTGCCGCTACCAGCTTTAAAAATTATCTGGATGTATCGGCCAAGCCGGAGGAGCTATGCAAGCAAACGCTACAGACTGTTAAAACCAAAACGTTTGTTAATGTTAAAGAGCGCAGCATAAAAGATTATCAAAAATATTTTAATACTTTCTCGGTAAATCTGGGTGCGGGTAAAAATCAAAATTTGCCTACTAACGAGCGCATCGCACAATATTCGTTTACTGCCGACCCAAGATTGTTATCACTTTACATACAATATGCTCGGTATTTACTGATAGCCTGTTCGCGGCCAGATAGTAAATTGCCCGCCAATTTACAAGGAATTTGGAACGATCAACTGGTGCCACCCTGGGGCAGCAAGTTTACCACCAACATTAACCTCCAAATGAATTATTGGAGTGCCGAAGAGTTAAATTTGAGTGCGTGCATACAGCCGCTTTTTAAAATGATAGGCGGCCTTAGTACTACAGGTGCAAAAACGGCCAAAGTTTACTATAACGCTCCGGGCTGGGTAGTACACCATAACACCGATATTTGGTTGGGCACCGCGCCAATTGATGCACCAACCAATGGCATTTGGCAAAGTGGTGCAGGCTGGTTATGCCATCATTTATGGGAACATTATTTGTACACTCAAGATACCAGTTTCTTGAAACAACATTATCCCGAAATGAAAGCCGCCGCTCAGTTTTTTGTGAGTACATTGGTTCATGATCCCCAAACTGGTTACCTTATTTCCACGCCATCAACCTCTCCCGAACATGGTGGCCTTGTTGCTGGGCCCGCAATGGACAGGCAGATCATTCGCGATTTGTTTAAAAACTGCATAACGGCATCTCAAATACTAAAAACCGATTTAGCGTTCCGCAAAACTCTTGAAGAAAAATATATGCAAATAGCTCCCAATAAAATTGGTAAATACGGGCAATTGCAGGAGTGGATGGAAGATAGGGACGATACAACTGATACGCACCGGCATGTATCGCACCTTTGGGGTGTTTACCCCGGTACAGATATTACGTGGGATGGTAATGCTGATATAATGAAAGCCGCAGAAAAATCGTTTAAGTACCGTGGCGACGAGGGCACGGGTTGGAGTTTAGCCTGGAAGGTAAACCTGATGGCGCGCTTTAAAAAAGGCGACCACGCTATGATGTTGGTAAATAAGCTATTAAGCGTTGCCGAAATTGGTAATGCAAAAGAAAAAGGCGGCGTGTACAATAACCTGTTTGATGCGCACCCGCCATTCCAGATTGATGGTAACTTTGGTGGTGCAGCCGGTATTGCCGAAATGCTGCTACAAAGCCAGCAAGGCTATATTGATTTATTGCCTGCCCTGCCCACCGCCATTGCCAATGGTGAGGTAAAGGGTATTTGCGCCCGCGGGGGCTTTGTACTCAACTTGAAATGGCAAAACGGCAAATTAATGCAGGTGCAGGTAACTTCAAAAGCAGGTGGCGAATGCTTGTTAAAATATGGCAGCATTAGCCAACGTTTTAAAACTATAAAGGGCAAAAGCTATAGTTTTAATGGTGAATTGAAAGCGATATAA